One window of the Sulfitobacter sp. HNIBRBA3233 genome contains the following:
- a CDS encoding GcrA family cell cycle regulator, whose protein sequence is MSWTDERVEILKKMWGEGQSASQIAKELGGVTRNAVIGKVHRLGLSNRATSATAAKPETKAKPPKAEPTAKAAPAAEAKEEVEAEAAPEKPELKTEPAIPVQTGLPARKQIIPAGQPLPPQPSANEISPEALAKVNEIEKKAKKLSLMELTERTCKWPVGDPATEDFWFCGLPVKAGKPYCEAHVGVAFQPMSARRDRRR, encoded by the coding sequence ATGTCCTGGACCGATGAGCGCGTCGAGATACTCAAGAAAATGTGGGGCGAAGGTCAGTCCGCCAGCCAGATCGCCAAAGAACTGGGTGGGGTCACCCGCAATGCGGTGATCGGCAAGGTGCACCGGCTGGGCCTGTCCAACCGCGCGACATCGGCCACCGCCGCGAAACCCGAAACCAAGGCCAAGCCACCCAAGGCCGAACCGACGGCAAAGGCGGCACCCGCCGCCGAGGCCAAGGAGGAGGTCGAAGCCGAGGCCGCACCGGAGAAGCCCGAGCTCAAGACAGAGCCCGCGATCCCTGTGCAGACCGGCCTGCCCGCACGCAAGCAGATCATTCCCGCAGGACAGCCCCTGCCCCCGCAGCCGTCGGCGAATGAAATCAGCCCCGAAGCGCTGGCCAAGGTCAACGAGATCGAGAAGAAGGCCAAGAAGCTGTCGCTGATGGAACTGACCGAGCGGACCTGCAAATGGCCTGTCGGCGATCCGGCGACAGAGGACTTCTGGTTCTGCGGCCTGCCGGTCAAGGCGGGCAAGCCCTATTGCGAGGCCCACGTCGGCGTGGCCTTCCAACCCATGAGCGCACGGCGCGACCGCCGCCGCTGA
- a CDS encoding thiamine pyrophosphate-binding protein has translation MSPSTIRASDALAIRLYDAGCRYAFGMPGGEVLTLVDALEAAGIRFILCKHENAAGFMAEAAWHQTGAPGILVATLGPGILNGVNAIANAEQDRVPLIVLSGCVDDHEAQTYTHQVLDQQAVLRPITKASFRFTAGAAHVIADKAVAIAREGRPGPVHIDVPITVADTAVRAIQPARRADSGPTAPAGDALRSARDWLGDARRPVIIAGVDAMNENAGTAITEFAERFGIPVITSYKAKGLLDETHPLALGAAGLSPRADEVLLPFVRSADLVLCVGYDPIEMRPGWRDVWDPRETRVIDITAAPNHHYMHQATLPVTADCAASLAAIGDGVTARATWPGGEVAALRAALAAAFPTDDAWGPAAVIDTCRRLLPRDTIATADSGAHRILLSQMWTCTQPRGLLQSSALCTMGCAVPLAIGSALCAPDRTVVSFSGDAGFLMIAGELSTARELGLAPIFVVFVDASLALIELKQRQRQLRNAAVDFGQHEFAAIGRAFGGGGHRVRSRAELETALEDALQSDTFTVIACEIEKGSYDGRI, from the coding sequence ATGTCCCCATCCACGATCCGCGCGTCCGATGCCCTTGCCATTCGTCTTTACGATGCGGGATGCAGATACGCCTTCGGCATGCCCGGCGGAGAAGTCCTGACGCTGGTTGACGCGCTGGAGGCGGCGGGCATCCGGTTCATCCTGTGCAAACACGAAAATGCGGCGGGTTTCATGGCCGAAGCGGCCTGGCACCAGACCGGTGCGCCCGGCATCCTTGTGGCGACGCTGGGTCCGGGGATCCTCAACGGGGTGAACGCCATCGCCAACGCCGAACAGGACCGCGTGCCGCTGATCGTGCTGTCGGGCTGTGTCGATGACCACGAGGCGCAAACATATACCCACCAAGTACTCGACCAGCAGGCGGTGCTGCGCCCGATCACCAAGGCCAGCTTTCGCTTCACAGCGGGCGCGGCCCATGTGATCGCCGACAAGGCCGTGGCCATCGCGCGGGAGGGCCGCCCCGGCCCCGTCCATATCGATGTACCGATCACGGTCGCGGATACTGCCGTGCGCGCGATCCAGCCCGCGCGACGGGCCGACAGCGGGCCGACCGCCCCCGCCGGCGACGCGCTTCGGTCCGCGCGCGACTGGCTGGGCGACGCACGCCGCCCCGTGATCATCGCCGGCGTCGATGCGATGAACGAAAACGCGGGCACGGCCATCACGGAATTTGCCGAACGCTTCGGTATCCCGGTGATCACCAGCTACAAGGCCAAGGGCCTTCTGGACGAGACGCACCCGCTTGCGCTCGGGGCGGCGGGGTTGTCGCCGCGCGCGGACGAGGTGCTGCTGCCCTTCGTGCGGTCCGCCGATCTGGTCCTTTGCGTGGGCTATGACCCGATCGAGATGCGACCGGGCTGGCGCGATGTCTGGGATCCGCGCGAGACCCGCGTGATCGACATCACCGCCGCGCCGAACCACCACTACATGCATCAGGCAACATTGCCGGTCACGGCAGATTGCGCGGCAAGCCTTGCGGCCATCGGTGACGGGGTCACTGCCCGCGCGACCTGGCCCGGAGGCGAGGTGGCAGCGCTTAGGGCGGCGCTTGCCGCGGCCTTTCCGACCGATGACGCGTGGGGGCCTGCGGCAGTGATCGACACCTGCCGACGCCTCCTGCCGCGTGACACCATCGCCACCGCCGACAGCGGCGCGCACCGGATATTGCTCAGCCAGATGTGGACCTGCACACAGCCGCGCGGGCTGTTGCAGTCTTCGGCGCTGTGCACGATGGGCTGCGCCGTACCGCTCGCCATCGGCAGCGCGCTTTGCGCGCCCGACCGGACGGTCGTTTCCTTTTCCGGCGATGCCGGGTTCCTGATGATCGCCGGAGAGCTTTCGACCGCGCGGGAGCTGGGCCTCGCACCGATTTTCGTGGTGTTCGTCGATGCCTCGCTGGCGCTGATCGAGCTGAAACAACGCCAGCGACAGCTGCGCAATGCCGCGGTCGACTTTGGCCAGCATGAATTCGCGGCCATCGGGCGGGCTTTCGGCGGCGGCGGACACCGCGTGCGCAGCCGTGCAGAACTGGAAACCGCGCTTGAAGACGCCCTCCAAAGCGACACGTTCACCGTGATCGCCTGTGAAATAGAGAAAGGAAGCTACGATGGACGCATCTGA
- a CDS encoding tetratricopeptide repeat protein, with product MTKTDICFCPVTLTTDAALRDWNGVIHALLSHGTRTPEYLGRVMDAEPEFAMGHAARGLFCLMTGRAEVIAPARGALAKAQSLAQLQSLTPRETGWIKALEHWLHGRPSAAIGEIEKILSRWPEDTLSAKLSHGIRFMIGDSHGMRRSVERVLLAHGPDHACRGYLLGCHAFSLEETGDYSQAERTGLEGLTYAQDDAWGLHAVAHVHDMTARSQDGIALIEDHFSAWFGANNFRYHVWWHKALLHMDLGQTDVVLGLYDAQIRADKTDDYRDISNATSLLMRLELEGVDVGRRWEELADLSEARVEDGCLVFADLHYMLALVGAARGPAREAMTARFARDAAKPGEMPSRVDHPGQAALAGLNAFSEGRYDEAFRNLAHARPAMQTIGGSHAQRDVFERMTIDAGLRAGRYDATETILKDRLYLRGGRFDRFATTRFEQLNRARRIPAQ from the coding sequence GTGACCAAGACCGACATCTGCTTTTGCCCCGTCACCCTGACGACAGACGCCGCGCTGCGCGACTGGAACGGCGTGATTCACGCCCTTCTGAGCCACGGCACCCGCACACCCGAATACCTCGGGCGAGTGATGGACGCGGAGCCTGAGTTTGCCATGGGCCACGCGGCGCGCGGATTGTTCTGCCTGATGACAGGCCGCGCAGAGGTGATCGCACCGGCAAGGGGCGCATTGGCCAAGGCGCAATCGCTGGCGCAACTGCAATCGCTCACGCCCCGCGAGACTGGCTGGATCAAGGCGCTCGAGCATTGGCTGCACGGGCGCCCCAGCGCGGCCATCGGCGAGATCGAAAAGATCCTGAGCCGCTGGCCAGAGGATACCTTGTCGGCCAAGCTCAGCCACGGGATCCGCTTCATGATCGGTGACAGCCACGGGATGCGGCGCTCGGTCGAACGGGTCCTTCTGGCGCATGGCCCGGACCATGCCTGCCGGGGCTATCTTCTGGGGTGTCACGCCTTCAGCCTCGAAGAGACCGGCGACTACAGCCAGGCCGAACGGACCGGTCTGGAGGGTTTGACCTATGCGCAGGACGATGCCTGGGGGCTGCATGCCGTGGCGCACGTCCACGACATGACCGCCCGGTCGCAGGACGGCATCGCGCTGATCGAAGATCATTTTTCCGCATGGTTTGGCGCGAACAACTTTCGCTATCACGTCTGGTGGCACAAGGCGCTGTTGCACATGGATCTGGGCCAGACGGACGTTGTCCTCGGTCTTTACGACGCGCAGATCCGCGCGGACAAGACCGATGACTACCGCGACATCTCGAACGCGACATCGCTGCTGATGCGGCTGGAGCTCGAAGGGGTCGACGTGGGCAGGCGCTGGGAGGAACTGGCCGATCTTTCCGAGGCGCGGGTCGAGGATGGCTGCCTTGTCTTCGCGGACCTGCATTACATGCTGGCCCTCGTCGGTGCCGCGCGCGGACCGGCCCGCGAGGCGATGACCGCGCGCTTTGCCCGCGACGCCGCGAAACCGGGCGAGATGCCCTCGCGCGTCGATCATCCGGGACAGGCTGCACTGGCCGGACTGAACGCATTTTCCGAAGGACGCTACGACGAGGCATTCCGAAATCTTGCCCACGCACGGCCCGCCATGCAGACCATCGGCGGCAGCCATGCCCAGCGCGACGTATTTGAACGTATGACCATCGATGCGGGCTTGCGCGCCGGGCGCTATGACGCCACAGAGACGATCCTGAAGGACCGGCTTTACCTGCGCGGCGGTCGCTTCGACCGATTCGCGACCACCCGGTTCGAACAGCTGAACCGCGCGCGCCGCATTCCCGCGCAATAG
- a CDS encoding OpgC family protein: protein MPLPAKASVAAAANATTRARDLRLDFFRGIAMFIILIAHTPGNFLTLWIPARWGFSDATEIFVFCSGMASAIAFGGAFQKAGWVMGTARVAFRIWQVYWAHIALFFATAALLAAIDLYGGYDKTYIGSLNLWKFFEDPAAPLVGLFTLSYVPNYFDILPMYMVVLAMMPIVMALARVNVGLVFVFMGLVWLGAQDWLLGPAHLSFPAEPWSDRKWFFNPFAWQLIFFTGFAFMRGWLPKPPVSMLLVCLAAAVVIANIPLSNIGVRAVERDWFFATDGENPVIQARLAMLPLIDKTDFGVFRYLHFLSLAYLAWVIAGDRGDNLLPRGDGAFARAWEVVLRVVLKVGQQSLAVFVVSMFTARVMGFVMDLAGREIATVWLVNFGGALVLVATAYGAGWFKSAPWKRKPA, encoded by the coding sequence ATGCCCCTGCCCGCCAAGGCGTCGGTCGCGGCTGCTGCGAATGCCACGACCCGCGCCCGCGATCTGCGGCTCGATTTCTTCCGCGGCATCGCGATGTTCATCATCCTCATCGCCCACACGCCGGGGAACTTCCTGACCCTATGGATTCCCGCCCGCTGGGGCTTTTCCGACGCGACCGAAATCTTCGTCTTCTGCTCGGGCATGGCGTCGGCCATCGCCTTTGGCGGCGCGTTTCAGAAGGCCGGTTGGGTGATGGGAACCGCACGGGTCGCCTTCCGGATCTGGCAGGTCTACTGGGCGCATATCGCGCTGTTCTTCGCAACGGCCGCGCTGTTGGCGGCGATCGATCTCTACGGCGGATATGACAAGACCTATATCGGCTCGCTGAACCTGTGGAAATTCTTCGAAGATCCCGCCGCGCCGCTCGTCGGGCTGTTCACGCTAAGCTATGTGCCGAACTATTTCGATATCCTGCCGATGTATATGGTTGTGCTTGCGATGATGCCGATCGTCATGGCGCTGGCCCGTGTAAACGTGGGACTGGTTTTCGTCTTCATGGGTCTTGTCTGGCTCGGGGCGCAGGACTGGCTACTGGGTCCGGCGCATCTTTCTTTCCCGGCCGAACCGTGGTCGGACCGCAAATGGTTCTTCAATCCGTTCGCGTGGCAGCTGATCTTCTTCACCGGCTTTGCGTTCATGCGCGGCTGGCTGCCGAAACCGCCTGTCTCGATGCTTCTGGTCTGTCTCGCGGCGGCGGTCGTGATCGCGAACATCCCGCTCAGCAATATCGGTGTGCGCGCGGTCGAGCGTGACTGGTTCTTCGCCACCGATGGCGAGAACCCGGTCATTCAGGCGCGGCTTGCCATGCTGCCCCTGATCGACAAGACCGATTTCGGGGTGTTCCGTTATCTGCATTTCCTGTCGCTGGCCTATCTGGCGTGGGTGATCGCCGGTGACCGCGGCGACAATCTGCTGCCGCGCGGGGATGGCGCATTCGCGCGGGCGTGGGAGGTGGTCCTGCGCGTGGTCCTCAAGGTCGGGCAGCAGTCGCTGGCGGTGTTCGTGGTCTCGATGTTCACGGCGCGGGTGATGGGCTTTGTCATGGACCTTGCCGGACGTGAGATAGCGACCGTCTGGTTGGTCAACTTCGGTGGCGCGCTTGTCCTTGTCGCGACCGCCTATGGCGCGGGCTGGTTCAAATCCGCCCCCTGGAAGAGAAAGCCCGCCTGA
- a CDS encoding DMT family transporter, which yields MFVPVPKNNALAALLIVIATAFIAATTLMAKALGTDALGPPLPAVQISHGRFLFAFIALGTVAAIVRPVLERPHWRLHIARTSFGWAGVTLMFASVAFIPLADATAISFLNPVFSMMLAIPLLGERVGPVRWSAAACALVGAAVLLRPTSQSFEPAALLALGAAVVMGLELIFIKKLAGREKPFQILLVNNLIGLAIATTAVLPFWQAPTPAQWATLAALGACMAMAQTCFVNAMARADASFVAPFSYSTLVFAALYDAAIFSVRPDGVSVLGAGIILCGAIWLALREARVKKQLPRPPTAV from the coding sequence ATGTTTGTCCCTGTCCCCAAGAACAATGCGCTGGCCGCACTGCTGATCGTGATCGCGACCGCTTTCATCGCCGCCACCACACTGATGGCCAAGGCGCTTGGCACCGACGCGCTGGGCCCGCCGCTGCCAGCCGTGCAGATCAGCCACGGCCGGTTTCTGTTCGCTTTCATCGCCCTGGGCACGGTGGCCGCGATCGTGCGGCCGGTGCTGGAGCGACCGCACTGGCGGCTGCATATCGCCCGCACCTCCTTCGGGTGGGCCGGCGTCACGCTGATGTTCGCCTCTGTCGCCTTCATCCCGCTTGCCGACGCGACGGCGATCTCGTTTCTCAACCCGGTCTTTTCGATGATGCTGGCAATCCCGCTTCTGGGCGAGCGGGTGGGCCCGGTGCGCTGGTCGGCCGCCGCCTGCGCGCTGGTCGGCGCGGCAGTGCTCTTGCGCCCCACATCGCAAAGCTTCGAGCCTGCGGCCTTGCTGGCGCTCGGGGCCGCCGTGGTGATGGGGCTTGAGCTAATCTTCATCAAAAAGCTTGCGGGGCGGGAAAAGCCGTTCCAGATCCTTCTGGTCAACAACCTGATCGGGCTCGCCATCGCGACAACCGCCGTTTTGCCCTTCTGGCAGGCGCCCACCCCTGCGCAATGGGCAACGCTGGCGGCGCTCGGGGCGTGCATGGCGATGGCGCAGACCTGTTTCGTCAACGCCATGGCGCGGGCGGATGCAAGTTTCGTCGCGCCCTTTTCCTACAGCACGCTGGTCTTTGCCGCGCTCTACGATGCGGCGATATTTTCCGTGCGTCCGGACGGTGTTTCGGTGCTCGGTGCGGGCATCATCCTGTGCGGCGCAATATGGCTGGCGCTGCGAGAAGCGCGGGTCAAAAAGCAGCTACCGCGCCCGCCGACGGCTGTCTGA
- the mdoH gene encoding glucans biosynthesis glucosyltransferase MdoH — MSDSTPPLREDMPPLSPLAAEPQVLARAPERRSSPHAAPARSGFFWRLATFLPAMIGTGLLMFGLFSWLARDGMTGLEWMLLTMIGATFVWVALSVSTVAVAIAGLLARAGADDRPPAQVAGIDTALLVPIYNEVPRDVFGNAAAMLADLVTRPAPHRYALFILSDTRDEEIAAQEWQAFTTLKREAPAGIAVYYRRRAENTDKKVGNIADWTRRWGGAFEGMVVLDADSLMTGRAIERLASELSTDPDAGLIQTFPMLIGARTVFARLQQFSNIAYGWLLAEGLATWARTEGNYWGHNAIIRTRAFAESAMLPHLHGRDGREDLILSHDFVEAGLLRRAGWGVRFLPRVTGSFEETPATLIDYVIRDRRWCRGNLQHLRLLGTAGLHPVSRFHLFHGAVSYLLSPAWFFLLIVWALLGKDHETNVIRYFNETNPLFPDWPPAMSHIDSAVFLVIMYALLLTPKIAGAAIIAATPRAARVFGGSRAFLGGVLVEVALSIAYAPIMMIQQTKAVLRTMTRAPEAWAPQARDARQHSLRTLLGFHWVETALGLVLLAGLFAGLISLWLVPIVASLVLAVPLSALSGRDIARHLPAMLRLDSPYTLREPPILRRAMAQRHHMALALAHSQPVPAE; from the coding sequence GTGAGCGATAGCACCCCTCCCCTGCGCGAAGATATGCCGCCCCTCTCCCCGCTGGCTGCGGAACCACAGGTGCTGGCGCGTGCGCCCGAGCGGCGCAGCTCGCCCCACGCGGCCCCCGCGCGCAGCGGCTTTTTCTGGCGGCTGGCGACATTTCTGCCCGCGATGATCGGGACCGGACTGTTGATGTTCGGCCTGTTCAGCTGGCTTGCACGGGACGGGATGACGGGGCTGGAATGGATGTTGCTGACGATGATCGGCGCGACCTTCGTCTGGGTTGCCCTGTCGGTCAGTACCGTTGCGGTCGCCATTGCCGGTCTGCTGGCCCGTGCGGGGGCCGATGACCGCCCGCCCGCGCAGGTGGCAGGCATAGACACGGCGCTGCTGGTCCCGATCTACAACGAGGTGCCACGCGACGTTTTCGGGAACGCCGCCGCGATGCTGGCCGATCTGGTGACCCGTCCCGCGCCGCACCGCTACGCCTTGTTCATCCTGTCAGACACCCGCGACGAGGAGATCGCCGCTCAGGAATGGCAGGCCTTCACCACCCTCAAGCGCGAGGCCCCTGCCGGGATCGCGGTATATTACCGGCGCAGGGCCGAGAACACGGACAAGAAGGTCGGCAATATCGCCGACTGGACCCGCCGCTGGGGCGGGGCCTTCGAAGGGATGGTCGTGCTGGATGCCGACAGCCTGATGACCGGGCGCGCCATCGAGCGTCTGGCATCCGAACTCTCGACGGACCCGGATGCAGGCCTCATTCAGACCTTCCCGATGCTGATCGGCGCGCGGACGGTTTTCGCGCGCCTGCAGCAGTTTTCGAACATCGCCTACGGGTGGCTTCTGGCGGAAGGTCTGGCCACCTGGGCCCGGACCGAAGGCAACTACTGGGGTCACAACGCGATCATCCGCACACGCGCCTTCGCGGAATCGGCGATGCTGCCGCATCTGCACGGTCGTGACGGGCGCGAGGATCTGATCCTGAGCCACGATTTCGTCGAGGCGGGCCTGCTGCGGCGCGCCGGATGGGGTGTGCGGTTCCTGCCGCGCGTCACCGGCAGCTTCGAAGAGACCCCGGCAACGCTCATCGACTATGTGATCCGCGACCGCCGCTGGTGCCGCGGCAACCTGCAACACCTGCGTCTGCTGGGCACAGCGGGCCTGCATCCGGTGTCGCGGTTCCACCTGTTCCACGGCGCGGTCAGCTATCTTCTGAGCCCGGCGTGGTTCTTTCTGCTGATCGTCTGGGCGCTGCTGGGCAAGGATCACGAAACCAACGTCATCCGCTATTTCAACGAGACCAATCCGCTGTTTCCCGACTGGCCCCCCGCGATGAGCCACATCGACAGCGCGGTGTTTCTGGTCATCATGTACGCGCTGCTGCTGACGCCAAAGATCGCGGGGGCTGCGATTATTGCCGCGACGCCGCGCGCGGCACGGGTTTTCGGGGGCAGCCGGGCGTTTCTGGGCGGGGTTCTTGTCGAGGTGGCGCTGTCCATCGCCTATGCCCCGATCATGATGATCCAGCAGACCAAGGCGGTGCTGCGCACGATGACCCGCGCGCCCGAGGCATGGGCACCGCAGGCGCGGGACGCCCGCCAGCACAGCCTGCGCACGCTCTTGGGCTTTCACTGGGTCGAAACCGCACTGGGCCTGGTGCTTCTGGCGGGGCTTTTTGCCGGGCTGATTTCACTGTGGCTGGTGCCGATCGTTGCCAGTCTCGTTCTGGCGGTGCCGCTTTCGGCGCTGTCGGGACGCGATATCGCCCGTCACCTGCCCGCCATGCTGCGCCTCGACAGTCCCTACACGCTGCGCGAGCCGCCGATCCTGCGCCGCGCAATGGCGCAGCGGCACCACATGGCACTGGCGCTGGCCCATTCGCAGCCCGTGCCCGCAGAGTAG
- a CDS encoding CaiB/BaiF CoA transferase family protein has product MDASDTPGALDGLFVLDLSRILAGPTATQMLGDLGATVIKVENPKTGGDDTRGWGPNYARNADGTRSDLSAYFMSSNRNKRSIAVDISTEEGQATIRALAARADVVIENYKPDGLKKYGLDHASLRAIHPDLVYCSISGYGQTGPNRDKPGYDLMAQGFGGIMSITGDPKGAPMKVGVGIADVMCGMYATIGILAALRHRDRTGEGQHIDLALVDASMAWLINEGLNFLTSGDAPERRGNAHPNIVPYDTFETADGHFLLAVGNDAQFARFCDVIGLPDCASDPRFTTNLSRIENRDALMELIRPPLRRWTKADIINALSAAKIPAGPINTIAESLTSEQASARGAVRQVAATGFDTAELSLLGNPLKFSATPVTFRRPPPRFGQDTDEVLETWVHNKHSEEQ; this is encoded by the coding sequence ATGGACGCATCTGACACCCCCGGAGCGCTCGACGGGCTTTTCGTTCTCGACCTCAGCCGCATTCTGGCCGGGCCTACGGCCACGCAGATGCTGGGCGATCTGGGGGCCACGGTGATCAAGGTGGAAAACCCCAAGACAGGCGGCGACGACACGCGCGGCTGGGGTCCGAACTATGCGCGCAACGCCGATGGCACGCGGTCTGACCTCTCTGCCTATTTCATGTCCTCGAACCGCAACAAGCGCTCTATCGCGGTCGACATCTCGACCGAGGAAGGACAGGCGACGATCCGCGCGCTTGCCGCACGCGCCGATGTGGTGATTGAGAACTACAAGCCCGACGGGCTGAAGAAATACGGGCTGGACCACGCAAGCCTGCGCGCGATCCACCCCGATCTCGTCTATTGTTCGATTTCCGGCTACGGGCAAACCGGCCCCAACCGCGATAAGCCGGGCTATGATCTGATGGCGCAGGGTTTCGGGGGCATCATGTCGATCACCGGCGATCCCAAAGGTGCGCCGATGAAGGTGGGCGTCGGAATCGCGGATGTCATGTGCGGCATGTACGCGACCATCGGCATCCTTGCCGCGCTGCGCCACCGCGACCGCACCGGCGAAGGGCAGCATATCGATCTGGCACTGGTCGATGCCTCGATGGCGTGGCTGATCAACGAGGGCCTGAATTTCCTGACCTCCGGCGACGCGCCGGAACGGCGCGGCAATGCGCATCCCAACATCGTGCCCTACGACACGTTCGAGACCGCAGACGGCCACTTCCTGCTTGCGGTCGGCAATGACGCGCAATTCGCGCGGTTCTGTGATGTCATCGGCTTGCCGGACTGCGCGTCGGACCCGCGTTTCACGACCAATCTTTCGCGAATTGAAAACCGCGACGCGCTGATGGAGCTGATCCGCCCGCCCCTGCGCCGCTGGACCAAGGCCGATATCATCAATGCCCTGTCCGCGGCCAAGATCCCCGCCGGTCCGATCAATACAATCGCGGAGTCGCTGACCAGTGAACAGGCCAGCGCACGGGGCGCGGTCAGGCAGGTCGCGGCCACAGGCTTCGATACCGCCGAGCTGAGCCTTCTCGGCAATCCGCTAAAATTCTCGGCCACACCCGTCACATTCCGCCGCCCACCCCCGAGGTTCGGACAGGATACCGACGAGGTTCTTGAAACATGGGTGCACAACAAACATTCAGAAGAGCAATAA
- a CDS encoding glucan biosynthesis protein: MLRRDVLKALAALTLAPRIAMAGDAPLRTGAAEPFNDQTVLRRARALAASEYTPRPTIPPEWQDMEYDTYRQIWFDTRNALWAGSGGPVEVDVFPPGLYFPRAVEIHTVSDNMAAPVLFDMEAFDHTDQFPDLPLNDAMGYSGLRLRGDLLRDGKYTEYAVFQGASYFRGIGTGETYGLSARGLAIKTGDPMGEEFPDFTAFWIEKPGRTDAAVVVHALMDSPSCTGAYRFEITPGERLRMEIDATIFAREALDNIGIAPLTSMFLFDATMRDRFSDFRPNVHDSDGLLIHNGAGEVLWRPLANPRTLQISAFADTSPKGFGLMQRKRDFGAFNDLEALYHNRPSAWITPRGDWGAGAVTLVEIPADLEIYDNIVAFWQPATPIPAGGEQRLRYALDWAADPAPATPLLPVLRSAMGGRMEGGLVIVIDFENGDAMPEDMDAIEVTLRNSHGRIAAPILQRNPETNGPRLAFTFHPDDAAFAEFRAQLRVGDAPLSEIWLYRWTPA; this comes from the coding sequence ATGCTGCGCCGCGATGTTCTAAAGGCGCTCGCCGCCCTCACGCTTGCCCCCCGGATCGCTATGGCAGGCGATGCGCCGCTCCGGACCGGCGCTGCGGAGCCGTTCAACGACCAGACCGTGCTGCGCCGTGCCCGTGCGCTGGCGGCGTCTGAATATACCCCCCGCCCGACGATCCCGCCGGAGTGGCAGGATATGGAATACGACACCTATCGCCAGATCTGGTTCGACACGCGCAATGCGCTCTGGGCCGGTTCGGGCGGCCCGGTCGAGGTGGATGTCTTTCCCCCCGGCCTCTATTTCCCGCGGGCTGTCGAAATCCACACTGTCAGCGACAACATGGCCGCACCGGTCCTGTTCGACATGGAGGCGTTCGACCACACGGACCAGTTTCCCGACCTGCCCCTGAACGACGCCATGGGGTATTCGGGCCTGCGCCTGCGCGGCGATCTGCTGCGGGACGGCAAATATACCGAATATGCCGTGTTTCAGGGAGCCAGCTATTTCCGCGGTATCGGCACCGGTGAAACCTACGGGCTGTCGGCGCGCGGTCTTGCGATCAAGACCGGCGACCCCATGGGCGAGGAGTTTCCCGACTTTACCGCATTCTGGATCGAGAAACCCGGTCGGACGGATGCCGCCGTGGTGGTCCACGCGCTGATGGACAGCCCCAGCTGCACCGGGGCCTACCGCTTCGAGATCACACCCGGTGAACGCCTGCGGATGGAAATCGACGCCACGATCTTTGCCCGCGAGGCATTGGACAATATCGGGATCGCGCCGCTGACCTCGATGTTCCTGTTCGATGCGACGATGCGCGACCGGTTCTCGGACTTCCGGCCCAATGTGCACGACAGCGACGGGCTGCTGATCCACAACGGCGCGGGCGAAGTGCTTTGGCGACCGCTCGCCAATCCCAGAACCCTGCAAATCAGCGCCTTTGCCGATACCTCGCCGAAGGGCTTCGGCCTGATGCAGCGCAAGCGCGACTTCGGTGCGTTCAACGATCTCGAAGCCCTTTACCACAACCGTCCCTCTGCGTGGATCACCCCGCGCGGCGACTGGGGTGCCGGTGCGGTGACCCTTGTCGAGATCCCCGCCGATCTGGAGATCTACGACAATATCGTCGCCTTCTGGCAGCCCGCCACGCCGATCCCGGCAGGCGGCGAGCAACGCCTGCGCTACGCGCTGGACTGGGCGGCCGATCCCGCGCCCGCCACACCGCTCTTGCCGGTGTTGCGCAGCGCGATGGGGGGCCGGATGGAGGGCGGGCTGGTGATCGTGATCGATTTCGAGAACGGTGATGCGATGCCCGAGGATATGGATGCCATCGAGGTCACCCTGCGCAACAGCCACGGGCGGATCGCTGCGCCGATTTTGCAGCGCAACCCTGAAACCAACGGCCCGCGTCTTGCGTTTACCTTCCATCCTGACGACGCGGCGTTTGCGGAATTCCGTGCCCAGCTGCGCGTCGGCGATGCCCCTTTAAGCGAAATCTGGCTGTACCGATGGACCCCTGCGTGA